A part of Pararoseomonas sp. SCSIO 73927 genomic DNA contains:
- the alr gene encoding alanine racemase translates to MTATGAEPAGVLTVDLDAVAANWRTLRTLHAEAGGGKVGAAVKADAYGLGAAAVAPALAAAGCRHFFVAGIAEGMALRPVLGPAPMIAVLNGFPPGADGDAALTPVLNSPGDIAAWSGTGRGAILHLDTGMARLGLSPAELDALAEDPSPLRGLDLRYVMTHLACADEPAHLMNAAQAARFAAARARLPGAPSSFANSAGIFLGRDFASDLARPGCAIYGLNPTPGRPNPMRPTLRLAAPVLQVREIPAGTPVGYSAAWTAPRPSRIATVAAGYADGYLRSLSGRAIGRHNWQDVPLVGRISMDLSAFDVTDHPAIGPGSMIELIGPGNSPDDVAARAGTIGYEVLTALGARYRRAYTAA, encoded by the coding sequence TTGACCGCCACCGGGGCTGAACCCGCCGGCGTCCTGACCGTCGATCTCGATGCCGTCGCCGCCAACTGGCGCACCCTGCGGACCCTTCACGCGGAGGCCGGCGGCGGGAAGGTGGGCGCGGCGGTGAAGGCTGACGCCTACGGCCTGGGCGCCGCGGCCGTGGCCCCGGCCCTCGCTGCCGCCGGCTGCCGCCACTTCTTCGTCGCCGGCATCGCGGAGGGCATGGCGCTCCGCCCGGTCCTCGGCCCCGCGCCGATGATCGCCGTGCTGAACGGCTTCCCCCCCGGCGCCGATGGGGACGCCGCCCTCACCCCCGTGCTGAACAGCCCCGGCGACATCGCCGCATGGTCCGGCACCGGGCGGGGCGCCATCCTGCACCTGGACACGGGTATGGCGCGCCTCGGTCTCTCCCCCGCCGAGCTGGACGCGCTGGCGGAGGATCCCTCCCCCCTCCGGGGCCTGGACCTCCGCTACGTCATGACCCACCTGGCCTGCGCGGACGAGCCGGCCCACCTCATGAACGCCGCCCAGGCCGCCCGCTTCGCCGCCGCCCGCGCCCGCCTGCCCGGGGCGCCCTCCTCCTTCGCCAACTCCGCCGGCATCTTCCTCGGCCGGGACTTCGCCTCGGACCTCGCCCGGCCGGGCTGCGCGATCTACGGCCTCAACCCCACCCCGGGGCGTCCGAACCCCATGCGCCCTACCCTCCGCCTGGCCGCGCCCGTGCTGCAGGTGCGGGAGATCCCGGCCGGAACCCCCGTCGGCTACAGCGCGGCCTGGACGGCGCCTCGCCCCTCAAGGATCGCCACCGTTGCCGCGGGCTACGCCGATGGCTATCTCAGGTCCCTCTCCGGCCGGGCGATCGGCCGGCACAACTGGCAGGATGTGCCCTTGGTGGGCCGGATCTCCATGGACCTCTCCGCCTTCGACGTGACCGACCATCCCGCCATCGGCCCAGGCTCCATGATCGAGCTGATCGGCCCCGGCAACTCGCCGGACGACGTGGCCGCCCGCGCCGGCACCATCGGCTACGAGGTGCTGACCGCCCTCGGCGCCCGCTACCGCCGCGCCTACACCGCCGCGTGA
- a CDS encoding ABC transporter permease, protein MALAPLDWVAALGRAALDLCQRTGAVTLFALTALSHLLRPPFHPRLFLRAFLDIAWFSLPVVGLTALFTGMVLALQSYSGFSRFGAEGAIANVVVLSITRELGPVLAGLMIAGRIGAAFAAEIGTMRVTDQIDALTTLSTNPMKYLVTPRLLAGILAMPLLVLVADILGVMGGYLIGTLKLGFSGPAYLKATLDFLQWMDVVSGLAKAAVFGFVVALMGTWCGYTSRGGAQGVGAATTTAVVSSSILILALDYVLTEAFFAR, encoded by the coding sequence ATGGCCCTCGCGCCGCTCGACTGGGTGGCGGCCCTCGGCCGCGCCGCCCTGGACCTGTGCCAGCGCACCGGCGCGGTCACCCTCTTCGCGCTCACGGCGCTGAGCCACCTGCTGCGCCCGCCCTTCCACCCCCGCCTCTTCCTGCGGGCCTTCCTGGATATCGCCTGGTTCTCCCTGCCCGTGGTGGGGCTGACCGCCCTGTTCACCGGCATGGTGCTGGCGCTGCAATCCTATTCCGGCTTCTCCCGCTTCGGGGCGGAAGGGGCCATCGCCAACGTCGTCGTCCTCTCCATCACGCGGGAGCTCGGCCCGGTGCTGGCGGGGCTGATGATCGCCGGGCGCATCGGCGCCGCCTTCGCGGCGGAGATCGGCACCATGCGCGTGACGGACCAGATCGACGCCCTCACCACCCTCTCCACCAACCCGATGAAGTACCTCGTCACCCCCCGCCTGCTGGCCGGCATTCTTGCCATGCCGCTGCTGGTGCTGGTGGCGGACATCCTCGGCGTCATGGGCGGCTACCTCATCGGCACCCTCAAGCTCGGCTTCTCCGGCCCCGCCTACCTCAAGGCCACGCTGGACTTCCTGCAGTGGATGGACGTGGTCAGCGGCCTGGCGAAGGCAGCGGTCTTCGGCTTCGTCGTGGCGCTGATGGGCACCTGGTGCGGCTACACCTCGCGCGGCGGCGCGCAGGGCGTGGGGGCGGCCACCACCACGGCCGTCGTCTCCTCCTCCATCCTCATCCTTGCCCTGGACTACGTGCTGACCGAGGCGTTCTTCGCCCGATGA
- a CDS encoding ATP-binding cassette domain-containing protein, whose translation MSNMQVPKIRLRGLKKSFNGKPVLDGVDLDVMPGRSMVILGGSGTGKSVTIKCILGLIDPDEGTIEIDGRNVLAMSRREREAVLDRTGMLFQNGALFDSLPVWENVCFKLLAQGRLPREKARQRAVEALVDVGLGMGVGELYPASLSGGMQKRVALARAIASQPEIIFFDEPTTGLDPIMGAVIDGLIVDCVKRLGATAVTITHDMASARRIGDDAAMLHKGRIVWTGPASALGETGNPLVDQFARGEREGPIAMELRK comes from the coding sequence ATGAGCAACATGCAGGTGCCGAAGATCCGGCTGCGCGGCCTGAAGAAGTCCTTCAACGGCAAGCCCGTGCTGGACGGCGTGGACCTGGACGTGATGCCCGGCCGCTCCATGGTCATCCTCGGCGGCTCCGGCACCGGCAAGTCCGTCACCATCAAGTGCATCCTCGGCCTGATCGACCCGGACGAGGGCACCATCGAGATCGACGGCCGGAACGTGCTGGCCATGTCCCGGCGGGAACGGGAGGCGGTGCTGGACCGGACCGGCATGCTCTTCCAGAACGGCGCCCTCTTCGACAGCCTGCCGGTCTGGGAGAACGTCTGCTTCAAGCTTCTCGCCCAGGGCCGCCTCCCCCGCGAGAAGGCCCGCCAGCGCGCGGTGGAGGCGCTGGTGGATGTCGGCCTCGGCATGGGCGTGGGGGAACTCTACCCCGCCTCCCTCTCGGGGGGCATGCAGAAGCGCGTGGCCCTCGCCCGCGCCATTGCCTCCCAGCCCGAGATCATCTTCTTCGACGAGCCGACCACAGGGCTGGACCCCATTATGGGCGCGGTGATCGACGGGCTGATCGTGGACTGCGTGAAGCGCCTGGGCGCCACCGCCGTGACCATCACCCATGACATGGCCAGCGCCCGCCGCATCGGCGACGACGCGGCGATGCTGCACAAGGGCCGCATCGTCTGGACCGGCCCGGCCTCCGCCCTGGGCGAGACGGGAAACCCCCTGGTGGACCAGTTCGCCCGCGGGGAGCGCGAGGGGCCGATCGCGATGGAACTGCGGAAGTAG
- a CDS encoding pirin family protein: MSVDGDPTGLMPECGAGPVGQVILPRTHDIGGFEVRRALPAKGRQMVGPFIFFDQMGPGEFLTGQGLDVRPHPHIGLSTVTYLFEGEIQHRDTLGSDLPIRPGDVNWMTAGRGIAHSERTAEARRGHPNPLYGIQSWVALPRAQEEAMPGFAHHPAATLPVIEERGLRLRLIAGTGWGARSPVVTSSELFYADAVMAPGASLPLPEHEERGAYVVEGTVEIAGDRFEAGRMLVFRAGEGLAITAGPQGARLLMLGGAAMDGPRFLFWNFVSSSRERIEQAKDDWRAGRFGTVPGDEKKFIPLPVERVRAQVQAPSGGSPTS; this comes from the coding sequence ATGAGCGTCGATGGCGATCCGACAGGGCTGATGCCCGAGTGCGGCGCGGGGCCGGTAGGGCAGGTGATCCTGCCCCGCACGCACGACATCGGCGGCTTCGAGGTGCGCCGCGCCCTGCCCGCGAAGGGGCGGCAGATGGTCGGCCCCTTCATCTTCTTCGACCAGATGGGGCCGGGTGAGTTCCTGACCGGGCAGGGGCTGGACGTGCGGCCGCACCCGCATATCGGCCTCTCCACCGTCACCTACCTGTTCGAGGGCGAGATTCAGCACCGGGACACGCTGGGCAGCGACCTGCCGATCCGGCCGGGCGACGTGAACTGGATGACGGCCGGGCGCGGCATCGCCCACTCCGAGCGCACGGCCGAGGCGCGGCGGGGCCACCCCAACCCGCTCTACGGCATCCAGTCCTGGGTGGCGCTGCCGCGCGCGCAGGAGGAGGCGATGCCGGGTTTCGCGCACCACCCCGCCGCTACCCTGCCCGTCATCGAGGAACGGGGCCTGCGGCTGCGTCTGATCGCGGGCACGGGCTGGGGCGCGCGCTCGCCCGTCGTCACCTCCTCGGAGCTGTTCTACGCGGATGCGGTGATGGCCCCCGGCGCCTCGCTGCCCCTGCCGGAACACGAGGAGCGCGGCGCCTACGTGGTGGAGGGCACGGTGGAGATCGCCGGCGACCGCTTCGAGGCCGGGCGGATGCTGGTGTTCCGCGCGGGCGAGGGACTTGCCATCACGGCGGGGCCGCAGGGCGCGCGGCTGCTGATGCTGGGCGGCGCCGCGATGGACGGGCCGCGCTTCCTGTTCTGGAACTTCGTCTCCTCCTCCCGCGAGCGGATCGAGCAGGCGAAGGACGATTGGCGCGCGGGGCGCTTCGGCACCGTGCCGGGGGACGAGAAGAAGTTCATCCCGCTGCCGGTTGAACGGGTGCGGGCGCAGGTGCAGGCGCCGTCCGGCGGGTCGCCGACAAGCTGA
- a CDS encoding tripartite tricarboxylate transporter substrate binding protein yields MNPDRTAPTRRALLGGAALAALAPAARAPDAHAQEPWPTRPVRVIVPFPPGGTPDTAARALVPHLSEAFGQPFVVDNRSGAGGNLGTDLIAKARDGHTIGVSINGPLVTAPALYARLPYDPAADLTYLSQLVRGAQLLVVHPSVPARDLASFVAHAKANPGTMSFGSVGPGSAGHLAMEELKARLGIDLVHVPYRGFPEATLDLVAGRIQAMIQIAAGIIPQVQDGRARALAVTADVRLARLPEVPTLAEAGVPDAASYAWIGLVAPSTTPAGVAARLSAETRTALTEPRVRGVLEGAGFEVVASTSQAFTELTAAERQRWAGLIRRLGITADG; encoded by the coding sequence ATGAACCCTGATCGCACCGCACCCACCCGGCGCGCCCTCCTCGGCGGCGCGGCGCTGGCGGCGCTCGCGCCCGCCGCCCGCGCGCCCGATGCCCACGCCCAGGAGCCCTGGCCCACGCGCCCCGTGCGGGTGATCGTGCCCTTCCCGCCGGGCGGCACGCCGGACACGGCGGCGCGGGCCCTGGTGCCACACCTCTCGGAGGCCTTCGGCCAGCCTTTCGTGGTGGACAACCGCTCCGGCGCCGGCGGCAATCTCGGCACGGACCTGATCGCCAAGGCGCGGGACGGGCACACGATCGGGGTGAGCATCAACGGGCCGTTGGTAACCGCCCCCGCCCTCTACGCGCGCCTGCCCTACGATCCGGCGGCGGACCTCACCTACCTTTCGCAGCTCGTGCGCGGGGCGCAGCTGCTGGTCGTGCATCCTTCCGTGCCGGCGCGGGATCTCGCCTCCTTCGTCGCCCACGCCAAGGCGAATCCGGGGACGATGAGCTTCGGCTCCGTCGGCCCCGGCTCGGCCGGGCACCTGGCGATGGAGGAGCTGAAAGCGCGGCTGGGGATCGACCTGGTCCACGTGCCCTATCGCGGCTTCCCCGAGGCGACGCTGGACCTCGTCGCCGGGCGCATCCAGGCGATGATCCAGATCGCGGCCGGCATCATCCCGCAGGTGCAGGACGGCAGGGCGCGCGCCCTGGCCGTGACGGCGGATGTGCGCCTGGCGAGGCTGCCCGAGGTGCCCACCCTGGCCGAGGCGGGGGTGCCGGACGCGGCGAGCTACGCCTGGATCGGGCTGGTCGCCCCGTCCACGACGCCCGCGGGCGTGGCCGCGCGGCTCTCGGCCGAGACGCGGACGGCGCTGACGGAGCCGCGGGTGCGCGGCGTGCTGGAAGGGGCGGGGTTCGAGGTGGTCGCCTCCACCTCCCAGGCCTTCACGGAGCTGACCGCGGCGGAGCGGCAGCGCTGGGCCGGGCTGATCCGGCGGCTGGGCATCACCGCCGACGGCTAG
- a CDS encoding DUF3891 family protein codes for MILRSLEDGARLLIPQPSHAILSGQMMAAWGAPGFARPDPAPEVILAAGLHDVAWLGWEAAPTLNPETGLPHAFTELGAAVHAPMWARGVETARAAWGLWPALLISLHGSRIYTQYMDPDRLPPEDHAAIDRNNAKERALQEDWAARLGATPEQVARNSALVAVTDALSLALCFADPDKAGEAPMEDGGTRKMRLVRQGASRWSLDPWPFREGELTLRCEAIRLPAGTRWTDEEAMRRDLRDARWSTLAETLVPA; via the coding sequence ATGATCCTGCGAAGCCTGGAGGACGGCGCCCGCCTCCTCATCCCCCAGCCCTCCCACGCCATCCTCTCGGGCCAGATGATGGCCGCCTGGGGCGCCCCCGGCTTCGCGCGGCCGGACCCGGCGCCGGAGGTGATCCTCGCCGCCGGGCTGCACGACGTGGCCTGGCTGGGCTGGGAGGCGGCCCCGACCCTCAACCCGGAGACCGGCCTGCCCCACGCCTTCACCGAGCTCGGCGCGGCGGTCCATGCCCCGATGTGGGCGCGGGGGGTGGAGACGGCCCGCGCCGCCTGGGGCCTCTGGCCCGCCCTGCTGATCTCACTGCACGGCTCGCGCATCTACACGCAGTACATGGACCCGGATCGCCTGCCGCCGGAGGACCACGCCGCGATCGACCGCAACAACGCGAAGGAGAGGGCGTTGCAGGAGGACTGGGCCGCCAGGCTGGGCGCGACGCCGGAGCAGGTGGCGCGGAACTCCGCCCTTGTCGCGGTCACCGACGCCCTCTCCCTCGCCCTCTGCTTCGCCGACCCGGACAAGGCGGGGGAGGCCCCGATGGAGGATGGCGGCACCCGGAAGATGCGGCTGGTGCGGCAGGGGGCGTCCCGCTGGTCCCTGGATCCCTGGCCCTTCCGCGAGGGCGAGCTGACCCTCCGCTGCGAGGCGATCCGCCTCCCGGCCGGGACGCGCTGGACCGACGAGGAGGCGATGCGCCGGGACCTGCGCGACGCGCGCTGGAGCACGCTGGCCGAGACCCTGGTCCCGGCCTGA
- a CDS encoding PepSY domain-containing protein, producing the protein MATPARSLHGMIWRWHFYAGLFVVPFLVILSLTGTVYLFEREINDALQPGLRFASSASAPSVPVGAMASAAEAALPGGRVTRIDMPEEAGRTAQLFLTTGGGEALRVFVDPPTGRVLGSHVYERTLVGFADRMHGSLLLGDFGDAIVELAASWTVILVLSGLYLWWPRGGRMDGKWFPRLRARRRPLWRDIHQVVGLYTGALIVFLVVTGLPWATIWGGQVLAPVSNAANLGYPEGSRRAMQSTAGPVAAVMPDAPWTLHQAPMPASTGGGACGGGHHHEDVAACPAASAVSLDRAVEILAAAGMPGGYRLSLPRGERGVYMAVAYPHQPEAQRTVHIDQYSGEILGDVGFREYGAVAKAVELGVAIHMGRYFGLANQLLMLLPCIGILALVTTGTVMWWKRRPKGELAAPPRAERPVPPGLLAIIAGLGILFPLAGASMLVVGLVDGLQRACRGWARRLAGARRVRP; encoded by the coding sequence ATGGCCACACCCGCTCGCTCCCTCCACGGCATGATCTGGCGCTGGCACTTCTATGCCGGACTCTTCGTCGTCCCGTTCCTCGTCATCCTGTCCCTGACCGGGACGGTCTATCTCTTCGAGAGGGAGATCAACGACGCCCTGCAGCCGGGGCTGCGCTTCGCCTCCTCGGCCTCCGCGCCATCCGTTCCCGTGGGCGCGATGGCATCGGCGGCGGAGGCCGCCCTCCCGGGCGGGCGTGTCACGCGCATTGACATGCCCGAGGAGGCGGGGCGCACGGCGCAGCTCTTCCTCACGACAGGCGGGGGCGAGGCCCTGCGGGTCTTCGTGGATCCGCCCACGGGCCGGGTGCTGGGCTCGCACGTCTACGAGCGGACGCTGGTGGGCTTTGCGGACCGGATGCACGGCTCGCTGCTGCTCGGCGACTTCGGCGACGCCATCGTCGAGCTCGCCGCCTCCTGGACCGTCATCCTCGTCCTCAGCGGCCTGTATCTCTGGTGGCCGCGGGGCGGGCGGATGGACGGGAAGTGGTTCCCGCGACTGCGGGCGCGGCGCCGGCCGCTCTGGCGGGACATCCACCAGGTGGTCGGCCTCTACACGGGCGCGCTGATCGTCTTCCTCGTCGTCACCGGCCTGCCCTGGGCGACGATCTGGGGCGGGCAGGTCCTGGCGCCGGTCAGCAACGCCGCTAACCTCGGCTATCCCGAGGGATCGAGGCGCGCGATGCAGAGCACGGCCGGGCCGGTCGCGGCGGTCATGCCCGATGCGCCCTGGACCCTCCACCAGGCGCCCATGCCGGCCTCTACGGGCGGGGGGGCGTGCGGGGGCGGCCACCACCACGAGGACGTTGCGGCCTGTCCGGCCGCGTCGGCGGTCTCGCTCGACAGGGCCGTGGAGATCCTGGCCGCTGCCGGGATGCCCGGCGGCTACCGCCTCAGCCTGCCCCGCGGGGAGAGGGGGGTCTACATGGCCGTGGCCTACCCCCACCAGCCCGAGGCGCAGCGGACGGTCCATATCGACCAGTACTCCGGTGAGATCCTGGGCGATGTCGGCTTCCGCGAGTACGGCGCCGTGGCGAAGGCCGTGGAGCTCGGCGTCGCCATCCACATGGGCCGGTACTTCGGGCTGGCGAACCAGCTCCTCATGCTGCTGCCCTGCATCGGTATCCTCGCGCTCGTGACCACCGGCACGGTCATGTGGTGGAAGCGGCGGCCGAAGGGCGAGCTGGCCGCTCCTCCGCGGGCAGAACGCCCCGTCCCGCCGGGGCTGCTGGCCATCATCGCCGGGCTGGGCATCCTCTTCCCCCTCGCGGGCGCGTCGATGCTCGTCGTCGGCCTGGTGGACGGGCTGCAGCGGGCCTGCCGCGGCTGGGCACGCCGGCTCGCCGGGGCGCGGCGCGTTCGGCCGTGA
- a CDS encoding TonB-dependent siderophore receptor, translating into MRPTTLSPRPARDIRALSPVSHAGPSPRRHLGIGLGSALLASTGLTVPALAQEAPVEVPEVRVRAGAFGTGAAAAAARLDQPTRTGSLLGLTPAETPATVDLVTQEEMQERGLRDLTEVYNAAPGVRAGNIPGSPAAANIRGLPRTAVGYLLDGARSVDPGLVSRDYDSFAFERVEFIKGPASVVNGIGSLAGTINLVTRQPVIGADFNEALLGYGSFNRFRSGAGFNRSFGNWGAVRSAFSYSTSDGYVDDTDARRIAFTTAFTARATDQLTLDTSFAYFRDDFGTPYQGATTVPRALARDPSGAVTAPGGYVIDRVTRSRNLNVEDGVQRSDAFLLRQNARYRLSADWTLSNEFSYYTSDRRWANSEDYSFNARTGLLDRSSTLITHDQSFVSDRIAAAYDGTIGGLRNRFTGGYEFYRTDLFSKRRFGTVASVNPFNPVRGVFPADTAANFSTRQDFDSTVSSHSVFAENALNITPSWLVLGGIRYEGMDLDRRVDDLNSGATTRFNRHFDSVSWRLGTTYEVRPGLTLFAQYTRATVPITTLLTSNTANARFDLSSGDSYEVGAKAAVLDNRAVVTASLYGIEQDDILTRDPVQPSLTRQGGSLRSRGVELDASVDITPGWKLGGNVALQRVEYTELRSAGGQDLSGRRPPNSANFLLNAYTSYRLADIPLSFGAAVRHVGSSYTDDANTTRLNPYTLLDAFAAYEVGGGTLTLRGRNLTNAFYAEWSGYGSQQIYLGAPLSVDLTYSVRF; encoded by the coding sequence ATGCGCCCGACCACCCTATCCCCGCGCCCGGCGCGCGACATCCGTGCCCTCTCGCCCGTTTCCCATGCAGGGCCTTCCCCGCGCCGTCACCTGGGCATCGGCCTGGGTTCCGCCCTCCTCGCCTCCACGGGACTGACGGTCCCGGCGCTCGCCCAGGAGGCCCCGGTCGAGGTGCCGGAGGTGCGGGTCCGGGCCGGCGCCTTTGGAACCGGCGCGGCGGCCGCGGCGGCCCGCCTCGACCAGCCGACGCGGACGGGCAGCCTTCTCGGCCTCACCCCGGCCGAGACCCCGGCCACCGTCGACCTCGTCACCCAGGAGGAGATGCAGGAGCGCGGCCTGCGGGACCTCACCGAGGTCTACAACGCCGCCCCCGGCGTCCGCGCCGGCAACATCCCGGGCTCGCCGGCCGCCGCCAACATCCGCGGCCTGCCCCGGACCGCGGTGGGATACCTGCTGGACGGCGCCCGGTCCGTCGATCCCGGCCTCGTCTCGCGGGACTACGACAGCTTCGCCTTTGAGCGGGTGGAGTTCATCAAGGGGCCGGCCTCGGTCGTGAATGGCATCGGCTCGCTCGCCGGCACAATCAACCTCGTGACACGCCAGCCCGTGATCGGGGCCGACTTCAACGAGGCGCTGCTCGGCTACGGTAGCTTCAACCGCTTCCGCAGCGGGGCCGGGTTCAACCGCTCCTTCGGGAACTGGGGCGCGGTCCGCTCGGCCTTCAGCTACTCCACCTCGGACGGCTACGTGGACGACACGGATGCCCGCCGCATCGCCTTCACCACCGCCTTCACCGCCCGCGCGACGGACCAGCTGACGCTGGACACCTCCTTCGCCTATTTCCGGGACGATTTCGGCACCCCCTACCAGGGTGCCACCACCGTGCCCCGCGCCCTCGCGCGCGATCCGAGCGGCGCCGTCACCGCCCCAGGCGGCTACGTCATCGACCGGGTGACGCGGAGCCGGAACCTCAACGTGGAGGACGGGGTGCAGCGCTCCGACGCCTTCCTGCTGCGCCAGAACGCCCGCTACCGGCTCTCCGCCGATTGGACCCTCTCGAACGAGTTCTCCTACTACACCTCCGACCGCCGCTGGGCGAACTCGGAGGACTACAGCTTCAACGCGCGCACGGGCCTCCTGGACCGCAGCTCGACCCTCATCACCCACGACCAGAGCTTCGTCTCGGACCGCATCGCGGCGGCCTATGACGGCACGATCGGCGGGCTGCGGAACCGCTTCACCGGCGGCTACGAGTTCTACCGGACCGACCTGTTCTCGAAGCGCCGGTTCGGCACCGTCGCCTCCGTCAACCCGTTCAACCCGGTCCGCGGCGTGTTCCCGGCCGACACGGCAGCCAACTTCTCCACGCGGCAGGACTTCGACAGCACGGTCAGCTCCCACTCCGTCTTCGCCGAGAACGCGCTCAACATCACCCCCTCCTGGCTCGTGCTCGGCGGGATCCGCTACGAGGGCATGGATCTTGACCGGCGGGTGGACGACCTGAACAGCGGGGCCACCACCCGCTTCAACCGCCACTTCGACAGCGTTTCCTGGCGCCTGGGCACCACCTACGAGGTGCGGCCGGGGCTCACCCTCTTCGCGCAGTACACGCGCGCCACCGTGCCCATCACCACGCTCCTGACCAGCAACACCGCCAACGCGCGCTTCGACCTCTCGTCGGGTGACTCCTACGAGGTCGGGGCCAAGGCGGCCGTTCTGGACAACCGGGCGGTCGTGACCGCCTCGCTCTATGGGATCGAGCAGGACGACATCCTGACCCGCGACCCCGTGCAGCCCTCGCTCACCCGCCAGGGTGGCAGCCTGCGGAGCCGGGGCGTGGAGCTGGACGCCTCGGTGGACATCACCCCGGGGTGGAAGCTCGGCGGCAACGTCGCCCTGCAGCGGGTGGAGTACACGGAGCTGCGCAGCGCCGGCGGGCAGGACCTGTCCGGCCGGCGCCCGCCGAACTCGGCCAACTTCCTCCTCAACGCCTACACAAGCTACCGCCTGGCCGACATCCCCCTCAGCTTCGGGGCGGCGGTGCGGCATGTCGGTTCCAGCTACACGGACGACGCCAACACGACGAGGCTGAACCCCTACACCCTGCTGGACGCCTTTGCCGCCTACGAGGTCGGCGGCGGCACGCTGACGCTGCGGGGCCGGAACCTGACCAACGCCTTCTATGCGGAGTGGTCGGGCTACGGCTCGCAGCAGATCTACCTCGGCGCGCCGCTCAGCGTGGACCTCACCTACAGCGTCCGGTTCTGA
- a CDS encoding DUF2946 family protein, with the protein MRRHPRGLVRLLACLLLLQWAGAVLPHARAMAQLASAQLIELCTHEGTRRILVGEDGQPIKASQTVDCSTLCFAPAALPMAEPLAVPLPVAYALVAEHFGREGLPSSPPRAPPQQPRAPPFT; encoded by the coding sequence ATGCGCCGCCACCCGAGAGGCCTCGTTCGCCTTCTCGCCTGCCTGCTGCTCCTGCAGTGGGCGGGGGCCGTGCTGCCGCATGCCCGCGCTATGGCGCAGCTCGCCTCGGCCCAGCTGATCGAGCTCTGCACCCACGAGGGAACGCGCAGGATCCTGGTCGGCGAGGATGGCCAGCCGATCAAGGCGAGCCAGACCGTCGACTGCTCCACCCTGTGCTTCGCGCCGGCCGCCCTCCCGATGGCCGAGCCGCTCGCGGTGCCTCTGCCCGTCGCCTATGCCCTGGTGGCCGAGCACTTCGGGCGGGAGGGGCTGCCCTCCAGCCCGCCGCGCGCACCGCCCCAACAGCCCAGGGCACCACCCTTCACCTGA